The Prevotella melaninogenica nucleotide sequence CGGCATTGTTGAGCGTATCAAGAACCTCCTCGACGAGATTCAGGACAACATCTTCAAGAAGGCTAAGGACTTCCGTGATGCTCACATCTACGAGTGTGAGAACTATGAGGAGTTCAAGGAGAAGGTGAAGGACGGTGGTTTCTTCCTCTGCCACTGGGATGGTACTGAGGAGACTGAGGCGAAGATTAAGGAAGACACGCAGGCAACCATCCGTTGTGTCCCTTATATGTTCGAGCAGACACCGGGCGTCGACATGGTTAGCGGCAAGCCTGCTAAGTATCGTGTCATCATCGCAAGATCATACTAATCGTCAATAATACGCATAGATTTAACGGCTTCAGGATATTTATAAAGGCAGTACTAACAAAGAATGCTTATAAATTCTGGAGCCGTTAATCTTTTTATTCTAAATTCTAAAATTCTAATTAAACAACTATTGTCTTATGAAAAAATCACTTATCACTTTTGCGTTACTTCTCGCTGTAACAGCGTTGAACGCTCAGACCTTAATCAAAGCGAATTTCCAAAAAGGTGACCAAGCTACCTATGAAACCGTAGCTGATGTTAAAGTCAACACCCCTATGAGTGGTGGTTCTGAAAGCATAAAGACTAACAGCAAAACAAAGATTACCGTACAAGATGCTACTGCTGACGGTTATATTATCGAAGTATTGACAACCAATATGAAGATGGAAGGCAGTAAGGAAATCGCTCAGCAGACAGGAAACATGCTGAACCAATACCTCAGCAATGTCCCAATGCTCCTAAAGACGGATGCTAACGGTAAGGTGAAGGACCTCTTGAATTATACTGAGGTCCAAACAAAGGCAAGCAAGTTTGCAATGACATTTATTGACTCTCTCTACAACGCCAATCCAGAAATGGAGAAGGTGCTGCCTAAGTACAAGATGGCTATGTCTATGAACAGCCAGTTCACTAAAGAAGCGTTTATCGAGTCTGTCGAATACAACACTTTCTTTCAATTATTTGGTAAGACCCTCAAGACGGGTGACAAAGAGAATAAGGACATGCAGGGCATAAAGATTACTGTTACCTACGAGCTTAACAATGAGCCAAACGCACTCAACATCGTTGGTAAGATTAACGGCAATATGACTGAAGACGATGTGAAAGCTTTCCTTATTAGCAAGATGAAGCAGATGGGTGCTGACGAAGGCATGACCTCACAGATAGAAACTAACTGGGGACAGATGAAGCAGATGGGTATGGCGAAGATGGATGTCGACGGTACTTCCATGACTAAACTCCTCAACACGGGTTGGGCTACTGAATACAGTACGGACGTGAAAACAAAGATGATGGGTATGGAAATGTTCATCACCTCTGTTACGAAATTGGTAGAAAAGAGTTGGAAATAATCGATATTTCGATATGAAGAAACTACTTTTTATCCTTGCCTTCGCCCTTGCGGTAACAGCGTTGAACGCCCAAACCTTAATCAAGGCAAAGTTTCAGAAAGGCGATAGGGCAGTCTATGAAAACGTGACAGAGATTGAAGGACAGTCTGCTGCGGCTGGTTCAGAAGCGGTAAAAGTAACTAAACAGACGAAGATAACCGTACAAGAGATTCTCCGTGATGGGTATATTATCGAAATACTGACCAAAGACATAGCGGTAGATGGAGATCAGTCGTTCCTAAGACAGACGGGAGATATGATCATCCAAAGTCTGAACAATGTCCCTATGCTTCTAAGGACAGATGCAAACGGAAAGATTACTGACATCTTAAACTATGACGAGGTGCAGCGCAAGGCTTGGAAGTTTGCTCTCACAAAACTCGACTCTCTCTACAATAACAATCCGAACGTAGAGAAGAGTATGCCGAAGATGAAGGCTATGATGAGTATAACAAAAGAGGTTGCCAAAGACGTTCTTATCGCGAATATCAATAATAACACCTTCTTCTATCTCTTCGGTAAGTCGCTGAAGAATGGCTACAAAGAGAATAAGGAGATAAGGGATATCAGGTCAACCGTTACCTATACCCTTACCAAGAAAGGGAATACGATGAACATCGCGGAGGAGATTAGCAGTAATATGACCGAAGCCGATGTGAAAGCTTTCATCATTGACAAGATGAAGGGAGTCGGTGCTGACGAAAACCTTGAGCATATGATAGCACAGCTTGAGGCCCACTGGGACAGAATGAAGGAAATTGGTATGGCTACAATGGATATCAACGGAACAACTAACTTTCAACTCCTCAAAAGTGGTTGGCCTACCGAATACAGCTCGAAGATAAAAGCGAATAGGATGGGCGTGCGTATAACCATCAACTCTGTGACGAAGTTAGTGCAGAAGAATTGGAAGTAATCTTAGCATATTTATAAGGTATAAAGGTGGTGTAGGCAATCCTATCACCACCTTTTCTTTTCTTCCTCTCACGCTAAAAAGTCGCCTCTTTTCCGTTTATATGCTTATGAATTCTACTGACAAGAATTGACAAAACAGATCCTGCACCTATATTTATTTCCTATTCATGCTTAGCACTAATTGTGCGAAGTATAAACACTATATGTGCGGGGCGTCCGCACATATGTTAGAGGGGGCAAAAAGATTCTTTCTCTTACATCAGAAATCATTATAAGGCACTGTTTATTGACTTACGTGTGGAAGAATTTAGTGCATTACACATTGATTTTGTCTACAATAACAGGCGATTGCGACGCGAAATCGTATAAAAAAACATAAAAATACACAACCAAAGGTATTTGTATTTGGTTATTCACATAATTATATGTACCTTTGCACGCCGTATCAATTTTGGATAACGGAAATTAGCTATATTTTTTAGGAGGAAATAGTAAACAATTCATGAGACAACTTAAGATTTCAAAAAGTATCACCAACCGATCAAGTGAGGCACTGGATAAGTATCTCGTTGAGATTGGTCGTGAGCCGATGATTACCGTTGACGAAGAGATTGAGCTGGCACAGGAAATCCACAAAGGCGGTCGCAAAGGCGAGCGTGCGAAGGAGAAACTGATTAAGGCTAACCTCCGTTTCGTCGTTTCTGTAGCTAAACAGTATCAGCACCAAGGACTCTCTCTCACTGACCTTATCGACGAGGGAAACATTGGTTTGGTAAAGGCAGCAGAGAAATTCGATGAGACTCGTGGTTTTAAGTTTATCTCATACGCTGTTTGGTGGATTCGTCAGAGTATTTTGCAGGCTATCGCTGAGCAGAGTCGTATCGTGCGTCTTCCGCTGAATCAGGTGGGTGCTATCTCAAAGATTAATCAGGTAACGAACGAGTTTGTGCAGCAACACAACCGTCGTCCTTCTATCCATGAGTTGGCAGAGTTGACTGGTATCGATGAGGCTCGCATCCGTCAGAGCCAAAGTGCCGACAACCATCACATGAGTATCGACGCTCCATTTAGCGATGACGACGATAACTCAATGAGTGATATGCTGTCTTCAGGTGACGACTCTCGTACCGACCGTGGCGTTGATTTCGAGTCAATGTCAGACGACCTTCGTGCCGTTCTTCAGAACACATTGAAGGATCGTGAGATAAAGATTGTCACCGAGTGTTTCGGTATCGGTTGCCAAGAGAAGGGTTTGGAGGAGATTGGAACAGAGATGGGACTTACCCGTGAGCGTGTTCGCCAGATTCGTGAGAAGGCTATCGAGAAGATTCGTGAGAGCGGAAATGCACGCGTACTCATGAAGTACTTGGGATAAAAGAGACAAAAGATAGATTTCAATTATAGAGGTGGATGTGTCAAATGAGGCGCATCCACTTTTTTCATTTAACCTTAATTACAAACAGTCTGTCTGACCAGATTTAATGTTCTTATAATCGACATTCAGTTTGGCAAACTCAATCTTCAGTTTCTCCACTTTGGGATTCGCCTTGTTCGTAGGAAATGATGTCGCTACCAGACGAGCTTTCCTTTGCCGATTGCTAAAGCTGTCGAATGTAGGATTATTTGCTGTTGCAAGCAGCTGTTTCATGCCATGAAAAGCATCATGCCCTTTCAGTTCAACGAATATCTGTGTCCATGCCTCCTTAGGCCCTGCCGATGTCTGTACCATCACCAACTTGTCACATTTGAGACCAGTCTTTATGATGTAACCATCAACTTGAAAGACCGTAGACCGCAGATTCCCTTGAATGTCAAGAGTGTATTTCTTTCCTTGCTCCCGTGTGACAACCGTTTTACGTACTTCGAGGGACTGTTCAGCCTGATACCCAGCACCAGTCAAGTTCTCGTATGTATTTTTCCCCATGACTATTCTGCGTATAATATTTCATTGATACGACCCACATGCTCATCGACCCAATCAGAGACACTATCCAAGTTTATACCAGAGAGCATCGGTATCTCCATATCTTTGATGTCCTCGAACACACCATCTTTGTTGATGAAATATGCCGAGAAAGCATCTGTTGGAAGCAACGTACTTTCGTCAACCACATCTTTAAGCCTTTCGTCGCCGGGTTTCTTCTCGACGGCTGCTGCATCTGCTATCAAGACATTGAGTATTGACAGCACGTAAGGGCTATGTGTAGTGAGTACCACCATAGAACGATGCTTGCCAACTGACTTCACAGCTTTCAGATGGCGTATGATGTTCTGCACAAGTTTACGTTGCGCATCGGGATAGAGGTTCTGCTCCGGCTCTTCTATGAAAAGCTGTGCCGACTGGTATTTCATCTTCTCACGGATTGGAGCCAACTCCTCTTCCGTGACCTCATGGGCACCATGTACGATTCCATTGCGCACATCCGTATCTAACGACTCCATGAGGCGGTTCATCAAATCCGACATACTGAATTTAACTACTTTTCCTACGACACCCATAATATAATCTGTCATCACATCGATAGGCATGATTGACTGGACACCGCTTGAAGCATAGAAAGAAGTTATAGGCTTGCCGTTTGGCAGCACCACATAATCAAGTCCTTTATCGCTGTAATATTTGAAAACATCTGTCAGAGAAAGAGTCAACTTGTTATCAGAGCCATAAGTATCCTTTGCCTCATACCACTCCTGTATGAAATTGAAGATGGAATCCCTTTCCTTTGCTTTATACGTGTCATTGATGTTCTGAATGGCAGAAACGAGATTTCTTTCAGCTGGGATATAGGACAGTTTGGAATTATACCTATCCTCCCAAGCCTCTTGCTTGCGGTTGATTTTAGCATTCTGGTTAACACCTGTCAGTGAGATAGTAACCACATCACCATCATAAATGATTTCGGTGTCCTCCTTGAAATATATTTCATCAATACGGTAAAATTGTTTCAAATCCTTGGTAAAACGTTTGTTGTGTGTATATGCCTGAATTGTTTTATCAAAAGAAGTCATTATCTTCTTCTCTATCCAACGGCAGAAGCATAACACCTTCATGAAGGTGCTCTTACCAGAACTTTGGCGACCGATGACAAGCAGCACATCGGTTAGATTGATTAAACCAGTATCTTTGATTGGTCCAAGATTCTTTATCTGAATTGTTGCCATGTTATTCTATTATACCTTAATTCCGCAGCGTAAAATCATTTAGGAAATACAAGTGCCTGACAAACAAAGTTCTCAAAACACTTGGAGATGTCAGAATTTTCACCTATCGTGGTAATACAAATTTAACAAATAAACAAAAATCTAACATGACAAAGGTAGCAATTAAAAACGAGAATATAACTTCTTTCGGAGGAATTTATCATATTATGAATGTTTTTTCAAAGTTGGGTTTTGAATACCACTGAAGGAAAAAGTATCCTGAAAGTCTATACTCAATAATATTTACACACATTCTATTTCGCAAGATACTTACAATAAACTCGTGAAAGAGTCGTTATATAATGTATGAAACGTAAGGATATTCAGAAATACATATTACTACTATTGTTCATGGTGACAGCGCAGTTGGCATTTGCGCAATCGTTCACACTGCAAGGGAAGGTTTCCGACAAGGAAGGTAACCCTATCGAGTTGGCTTCTGTTATGGTTGTTACGCAGGGAAAACTGTCGATGACCAACCTAAAAGGCGAGTTCAATATGCAGTTGCAGAG carries:
- a CDS encoding sigma-70 family RNA polymerase sigma factor, translated to MRQLKISKSITNRSSEALDKYLVEIGREPMITVDEEIELAQEIHKGGRKGERAKEKLIKANLRFVVSVAKQYQHQGLSLTDLIDEGNIGLVKAAEKFDETRGFKFISYAVWWIRQSILQAIAEQSRIVRLPLNQVGAISKINQVTNEFVQQHNRRPSIHELAELTGIDEARIRQSQSADNHHMSIDAPFSDDDDNSMSDMLSSGDDSRTDRGVDFESMSDDLRAVLQNTLKDREIKIVTECFGIGCQEKGLEEIGTEMGLTRERVRQIREKAIEKIRESGNARVLMKYLG
- a CDS encoding AAA family ATPase; this translates as MATIQIKNLGPIKDTGLINLTDVLLVIGRQSSGKSTFMKVLCFCRWIEKKIMTSFDKTIQAYTHNKRFTKDLKQFYRIDEIYFKEDTEIIYDGDVVTISLTGVNQNAKINRKQEAWEDRYNSKLSYIPAERNLVSAIQNINDTYKAKERDSIFNFIQEWYEAKDTYGSDNKLTLSLTDVFKYYSDKGLDYVVLPNGKPITSFYASSGVQSIMPIDVMTDYIMGVVGKVVKFSMSDLMNRLMESLDTDVRNGIVHGAHEVTEEELAPIREKMKYQSAQLFIEEPEQNLYPDAQRKLVQNIIRHLKAVKSVGKHRSMVVLTTHSPYVLSILNVLIADAAAVEKKPGDERLKDVVDESTLLPTDAFSAYFINKDGVFEDIKDMEIPMLSGINLDSVSDWVDEHVGRINEILYAE